The genomic region GATTAAGTACGTTCTCTTCACTAACGGCATACCAGTCTGTTCCTTCTAAATAAGAGAAATTGGCTTTTGCAGCGAACTTTTCTGAAAACTTCTTTGCAGCCCGTATTCCTACATCCCAATAAATATTATCACCAGCAGCATCTTGGGAAGTCATTCCCGTTTTTACGTAGGCACTTATACCATCGTCTACAAACGGATTCTTACTTCTCATAAATAAAATTCCATTAAACGCATTGGCTCCATAAAGTGCTGATGAAGCCCCGGGAAGTAATTCCACACTCTGCACGTCTATTTCTGTCATCCCCAATAAATTTCCAAGCGGAAAATTTAAAGCGGGAGCCGAATTGTCCATCCCATCTACCAGTTGCACAAAACGCGTGTTGGCAAAAGCTGCAAACCCCCTAGTATTTATGGACTTAAATGTTAAACTGTTGGTATTGATATCTACCCCTTTTAGGTTTTCCAAACCTCCATAGAAATCTACTGAAGCAGTATTCTTTATTTCTTTTAATCCGAAACGCTCCACAGTAACCGGAGATTCAAATATGCGTTCGGGGGTTCTCGAAGCGGAGATTACAATCTCTCCGAGATTGGTTGTTTGCTCTTCCAGTTGTATTGTTACATCCTCTGTACTGTTTATCTCAATCGTTTGCGAAGAAAAACCAATACTAGAAATTGTAATGCTAAAAGGAAGGCTTTTTGAAACTTCCAATTCAAAGTTTCCATTAAAATCGGAAACCGTACCAGTTGATGTACCAACTACTTGAATACTCGCACTAGGAATAGGCTGATTTTGTTGATCTATAACACTACCTGAAATTTTAGTTGACTGCGCGAAACCAACGGCACCAACTAGAAAAAGTAGCGCAAAAAAAATTGTTCTTATCATAATTTAGTTAGTTTTAGATAAGAACAATATACATATTTTTTTAATTCCGTAATTATTTATGTTAATAATTACGGAATTAATAATTGATTACTCCACGGTAACCGATTTTGCTAGGTTTCTAGGCTGATCGACATTACAACCTCGCATGACAGCGATGTGATAAGATAGTAACTGTAGAGGGATTGTCGTCAATAAAGGTGTTAAACCTTCAATAGTTTCCGGTACTTCGATGACGAAATCTGCCATCGATTTTACTTCCTCGTCTCCTTCTGTTACAATCCCGATAATTTTTCCTTTTCTGGATTTTATCTCTTGAATGTTGCTAACAACTTTCTCGTAATGCCCTTTTTTAGTTGCGATAACAACCACTGGCATTTGCTCATCTATTAAAGCAATAGGACCGTGTTTCATTTCCGCAGCCGGATAACCTTCCGCGTGGATGTAAGAGATTTCCTTTAACTTTAGAGCACCTTCCAGAGCTACAGGGAAATTATAACCCCGACCCAAGTACAAGAAATTAGGAGAATCTTTATAAACCGATGAAATGTATTTTACGTGATCGTCTACTTTTAAACATTCCTCCACTTTTGCAGGAATGGCTTCCATTTCCGCTAAATAATTGTGGAAATCGGTTTTAGAGATCATTCCTTTATTCTGCGCCAATTTAAGCGCAATCAAGGTTAGTACTGTAATTTGTGTGGTAAAAGCCTTTGTAGAGGCTACCCCAATTTCTGGTCCCGCATGGGTGTAAGCTCCCGCATGGGCTTCCCTAGCAATAGAAGAACCTACCACATTACATACACCAAATACAAAAGCTCCATTTTGTTTTGCCAACTTAATAGCGGCTAAGGTATCTGCCGTTTCTCCAGACTGTGAAATAGCAATGACTACATCTTCGGAAGTAATTACGGGGTTTCTGTATCTAAACTCCGATGCATATTCCACTTCCACCGGAATACGAGCCAAATCCTCGAATATATATTCCGCTACCAATCCGGCATGCCATGAAGTACCACAAGCAACAATTATAATGCGTTTTGCTTTTAGGATTTTCTCGAGGTTATCTTCAATCCCGGCCATTTTAATAATGCCTTCGTTAATTCTCAACCTTCCACGGTACGTGTCTTTAATTGCATCTGGTTGTTCATGTATTTCCTTCAGCATAAAATGGTCGTACCCATTTTTTTCAATTTGTTCTAAATTCAACTGAAGCTCATGAACATAGGGAGTAACGGGTTTATCTCCTTTAATCTGACGGATTTTTACATCTCGTCCTAATTTAACAATCGCCATTTGCTCATCTTCAAGATAAATAGCGTTATTGGTAAATTCAATAAATGGAGAAGCATCGGAAGCGATAAAGAATTCATCTTCACCCACTCCTATCGCTAACGGACTTCCCAATTTGGCAGCCACAATTTCGTCTGGCTTTGTTCTGTCGAAAACCGCAATTGCATAGGCTCCAATAACCTGGTTTAAAGCGATTTGAACTGCCTTTCCAAGCTTTACATCCTGATTTATTTTTATATCTTCAATAAGATTGATAAGAACTTCGGTATCCGTATCAGATTGAAAGGTATAACCTCTCTTTTCCAATGCTTTTTTAATTGAACCGTAGTTCTCTATAATTCCGTTATGGATAATAACCAAGTTCCCAGAATTAGAGTAATGGGGATGCGCATTGACATCGTTTGGAACTCCATGGGTAGCCCATCTCGTATGTCCCAACCCTATTTTTCCTTTGGTTACTTTTTCGCTCTCTGCTTTAGCCTTTAAATCGGCTACTTTTCCTTTGGTTTTACAAAGCTGCGAATCTTCCCCATCAAACAATACAATTCCAGCACTGTCGTAACCTCTATACTCCAGTCTTTCAAGACCTTTTACAACTATTGGATAAGCCTCTCTAGGCCCTATATAACCTACAATCCCACACATTTTATTATTGCTTTAAATTAATTATTACTCGGTTCCGTGTAATAAATTTCCAGTTTCAATCTTTTCTCATCATTGGCTGGAACATTGTTTCCATATAAAACAGTTCCAAAAATATTAGTAATAGAAGCTTGAGGGACACTTACTTCTTCTGTTCCTTTAAAAGCGGCAACATTAAAAGTATTGTTTATAGTACTCGTAGTTGATAAGCCTAATTTTATGTTGGTAGAATCGTTACGAATGATATTATTGATATAATCCGTAATCTTAAACTTGTAACGTGTACCCACATCATTGCTTTTATCAAGTCTACCACCATAATTAATAAAAGTTGTGGAATCGACTCCTGTCCTGGCGATAGAATCACGTTTATAGTCGATTAACGACCTCTTGTTGTTTAAATCAAACAAGTAAAGCCTATCTGGTAATGTAAGATCGTTTTGCTCAGGAAGTGATGATTCATCCACATAAAAAATCAAATTAGCTTCATTAATCAACCATCCTTTTTCGATTGCTTCCTGGAACGCAATTTTAGGATCCCCGCTACCACCGGTAATATCTATTTCCACATAACTTCCAGCACCACCATAAGGATATAATTTAGCCGCATTATCTTCTGTAAAATTACTCAACACGGCATCCGGATAATTATCGGTGATATAGTTAACCTTGTTTCCAGATAAATTAAGCCTAAAGGTTTTACTTTTTACGGTATCCCTATCTTCCACCGTACTATCATAATCATATTGCAATTCCACATAACTATTGGTACCGCTTAGATTAAGCAGCATTTCCAAATCTTCATTGGGCATATCCGTAGAGATATAAATTCCCCTTAAAAACTCTTTGAAGTTATTCTGACTGTTTAATACGCCATTCCCTTCATTATCCAATATTTTTTGCTGAAAAAACTCCTTGTTCAATTCTACTCGAATACGTGGCGATAATCTTTCCGCTGGAACTTTAGATTCATCAACATCTTCCGTATCAGGGTCGTCTACTGCATCAGGATCTGGGATAATGATTTCATTTAAATCCAATTGATATGCATTATTTTCATACAACACAGTGGTTGCAAATGGAAGCGGATCTTCATCTGAAAAATATTCCTGTGCGTCCTGAAAATTACTATCTGGATCTAAATCACGTAAGAACTTAGTAAATTCCTGCGCTTTAAAGCTAAAAGTCGCCTGTCTGTTCCCGTAAATGGAATCTACTCGGTATGGTCGAGGCTCGTCCTCATCCAAATCTGTCGTATCTGTTTCTACCGTGCTAAAAAATGGCAGGTTAAGATAAACCGCTGTGATTCTTTCATTTTCTGAACCTTCTGCATTTTCAGTATTTTGTGTTTCATCTCCAAATGTAGGATTTGTAGATGCCAATAGTAACTGACTGGTAAATGAAGTAGTGGTAACCCCATAAATGGATTGATTGTAATCTCCTAATTGATATGCTGTAAGTCCGTTTGTACGTACACTTTTTAATTTTCTATTGAAAGCAGAAACGTCGTAGGATTGTTTACTGGCCGTGATTTTCCCGTTGTCGATAAGATCTACCCCAATGGTATTATAGTCATCTTCGCAGGCCGTAAAAAAAATAACACCACTTAAAATAAGTAGTGTTGATAACACTTTCCCTCCTTTAAAACTCATCTTCATTTGTATTATTTATTAGCTTAATACTTTTGTTTCATAAAATTTGTGGTAAGCCTCTTCAAATTCGTAAATGGAAATATACGGCTGCACTGGTTTAGACAAAGAGTCGATATGTTGTTTTAGATCTTCTGGCAATTCTTCCGAAGCGACAACTACAGCATCCGAATGGTCTACGGCTACTTTTAGAATATTGCTATAAGAAGGCTCCTCCAAGGCTTTAACGGCCTCTTCATCTATACCATCAAACTTAATTTTATTAATCATTTCTTTGTCTAACGTTCCATCGAAGCCTTTGTTGTAAACAGAGGTAACAATTTTACTTTCGGCAAACAAAGGTTCGTCTGCGTAGTATTTCTTAAGGTATAATGGCAACAAGGAAGCCATCCATCCATGTACATGGATAATATCTGGATTCCAATTTAATTTCTTCACTGTTTCTACCACTCCTTTTGCAAAGAAAATGGCACGTTCGTCATTATCTGGAAACAAATTCCCATCTTCATCCGTAAAAGTTGCTTTACGTTTAAAGTACTCTTCATTGTCGATAAAATAAACCTGGATTCTTTCCTTTGGAATTGAAGCTACTTTTATAATAAGCGGCATATCCATGTCGTTCACAACCAAATTCATCCCAGAAAGGCGAATTACTTCGTGTAGTTGATGCCTTCTCTCATTAATATTTCCAAAACGAGGCATAAAGATTCGTATTTGCCCTCCTCTATCGTTCACCATTCTCGGACTCTCGTAAGCCATTGAAGACACTTCGTTTTCTGGCAAGTAAGGAACCATTTCTGAAGCGACAAATAATACTCTTTTGTCTGTCATAAAATCAATTTGTTTCTTTAGACTAAGGTTTAAAGGATGCAAAAATACAAAAAATATGCCTAATTAGTTAATTTTATATAGCTTTGCACGCTGTTAATTTTTTATAAAATGCAAATTTTTCATCAAAAAGAAGCATTAATTCAATTCCTTAAAAAGGAAAAAATAGAGAATAAAACCATTGGCTTAGTACCTACTATGGGTGCATTACACCAGGGTCATCTTTCCCTAGTTGAAAAAGCGCTGAACGATAATAATACAGTAGTGGTAAGCATTTTTGTAAACCCTACGCAATTCGACAACAAAACAGATCTTGAGAAGTACCCTAAAACTTGGGAAAAAGACCTGGAAAACCTCAAAAAAGTAAGCGATAACATTCTTATTTTTGCCCCTTCGGCGGAAGATATCTACGACAACAAAGTAGCCAGCGAAACCTTCGATTTTGACGGACTTGAAAATGAAATGGAAGGCAAATTTAGAAGCGGCCATTTTGACGGGGTAGGAACTATTGTGAAAAAGCTTTTTACCATCGTGCAGCCGGATAGAGCTTATTTTGGAGAAAAAGATTTTCAGCAACTTCAAATCATTAGAAAAATGGTGGAAAAACACAATCTGCCACTTACCATTATTGGATGCCCCATAAGTCGCGAAGACAACGGCCTCGCTATGAGCTCTAGAAACGAACGTCTTCCAAGCGACCTGCGGGAGAAAGCTTCCTTCATCTTTAAAACCATTCAAAAAGCAAAAGAAAAGTTTGGCACAGAAAGTGCAATAGACACCGTGAATTGGATAGAAGAGCAGTTTCGGCAACAGCCTTTTTTTAAATTGGAATACGCCGAAATTGCTAATGAAAAAACGTTAAAACCTGTTAAAACAAAAAAAGAAAACGAACATTACAGACTTTTCGTTGCCGTATATGCAAATGACATACGGTTGATAGATAATGTTGCGTTAAATTAATACCTTTGTACCATGCAAATTGAAGTAGTAAAGTCTAAGATTCATAGAGTTACGGTTACTGGAGCCGACTTGAATTATATAGGAAGCATCACTATAGATGAAGCACTAATGGAAGCCTCTAACATTATTGAAGGCGAAAAAGTGCAAATTGTTAATATAAACAATGGCGAGCGTTTGGAAACCTACGCCATAAAAGGTGCAAAAAACAGTGGGGAGATCACTTTAAATGGCCCTGCTGCCAGAAAAGTTCAACGTGGGGACATCATTATCATTATCTCCTATGGGATTATGGATTTTGAAGAAGCTAAGAATTTTAAACCTTCGCTTATTTTCCCAAATGAAAAAAATAATACCCTTACCTAGTTTGACTAAAAAAATCAAGAATATCCTAAAACGTATACTCCCACTATTGCTGGGAGTTTTTTTCATCTGGTATTCGTATTCCAACACAACGGCTTCAGACAGGCAAAATATAATTGACTCAATCCGGGAGGCCAATTATTTTTGGATTGTCCTCTCCATGTTAATGGGAATTCTAAGTCATATTATAAGGGCCGTACGCTGGAACTTACTTTTAGAGCCCTTGGGCTATCGCCCTAAAATTATAAATAATGTGCTTGCCCTGCTGGTAGGTTACTTGGCAAATTTAGGGATCCCAAGGTCTGGCGAACTACTACGTGCCACCACGGTATCTACTTACGAAGATATTCCTTTTCAAAAAGCATTTGGAACCATCATTACAGAAAGGATTATTGATGTACTTATGCTTCTCATCATTGTATTTATAACTGGAATACTTCAAACCGAAATAATACTGGATTATTTCTCTGACAAAGAAATCAACTTTGTCAAAATTATAATTACCCTAACCGTCCTTGGGGTTTTGGGCATTTCTTTTCTTTACTTTATCAAAAAAGCAAAAGGGGGATTTCTAGGTAAAATAAAAGCTTTTGTAAAAGAATTGCTAGAAGGTGTTTTAAGTATTTTCAAAATGAAAAAGAAATGGTTATTCCTATTTTACACTTTCGCTATTTGGGGACTTTACATTTTTATGTTTTGGGTTATTAAATGGAGTCTACCCGAAACTAATACGCTATCCCTTAATGCTATTTTGGCATCCTTCGTTGCCGGCGCATTCGCGGTGAGTGCTACCAACGGCGGTGTTGGTTTATACCCCATCGCTGTGAGTCAAATTTTAATTTTTTACGGGATTTCGAGCAATGCCGGAGATGCTTTTGGATGGATTATGTGGAGCGCTCAAACGTCAATGATCGTTATTTTTGGAGCTTTGGCGTTTCTTTTTTTACCCATATACAATAAAAACAAATAATTTTTTATCTTTCGGTCACCAAATCTAAAGACCATGAGAAAGACTACATTTATGTGTATCGCACTCTTTTTGTGCATACTAGCAAGTAGCGCCCAAGTTACTTCCACAACCATAGAATCTTTTAAGTTAGCCGAAAAAAGGGATATTCAACTCTATGTTCCAGAGGACTATTCTGCTGAAAAATCCTACCCATTAATCGTAGTACTCGATGCAGACTATCTATTCGACATTGTGGTTGCCAACAGTAAATTCTATGCCTACAAAGACGAGATGCCAAAAAGCATTGTTGTGGGAGTTAAGCAAGAAGAAACACGTTACGAAGACTGTTTTTATAGCGATGAAAATGGTTTTCCAGATAAAAAAGGAAACAGCTTTTTTGAGTTTATAGGAATGGAGCTTATCCCAATGATTGCCAAAAACTATAATCTAGCAAAATTCAAGGCCATTGTGGGCCATGGCACTACAGCAAATTTCACTAATTATTATCTTTTTAAAGGCAATTCGCTATTCAACGCCTATATAAACCTGTCCCCAACCTTTGCACCCACTTTAGAAAGAAATATCCCGGAGAGATTGGGAGGTCTGGAAGAAATGATTTTTTATTATATCGCCACGGGTGAAAACGACGATAAGGAAAACATGGAAAGAATACGCGTTTTTCAAAATACCATGAAGGGAATTACCAACGACAACTTACATTACTATTTTGATGAATTTGAAAATGCCGATCATTATTCGGTAGCTTCTTACGGGACTCCGAAAGCATTGGATCAAATTTTTAACATGTACAAACCTATTAGCGTAGAAGAATATAAAAAAGAAGTTTTAGAGCATGATGGGCCTGTTGTAGAATACCTTACTAATAAGTACAATACCATTGAAACACTTTTTGGTTTTAGAAAACAGGTAAGCCTTAACGATATGATGGCCATTTATGCTGCTACCAAGAAGAAAGAAGATTTAGAATCTTTAAACGAACTTAGTAAAATTGCTAAAAAGGAATATCCCGACACCATGTTAGGTTTCTTTTTCGAAGCAGAATATTTCGAACAAATGGGTGAACCTAAAAAAGCCATGCGTACCTACGAAAAAGCGTTTGGCATGAAGGAAATCGATTTTGTAACGAAAGATTTGGCTTTAGAGCGTATCGATGCCCTTAAAGCGGATTTTGGTTGGTAGAAATACACTAACTGTTTAGCGCTATAACAAGCAGGGAGAGATCTCGTAAACCTATTCCTGAAGTGCAGGATGGGATTTCTCCACCGGCGCTCACGGCCGCTGTCGAAATGACTGCGAAACCAGAAACTCGAACGAAAAAAAGTTTTGTCTCTGAATATTATAATAAGCAACGCATCTTCCCTACAGAAATCCAGTGGTGAATTTTAAAGTTGAAATCCGAAAAGGAGCTGAATCGTTATTTATAGCGTCATCTCGAAGTAAGGGAGAGATCTCGTAAACCTATTCCTGAAGCGCAGGATGGGATTTCTCCACCGGCGCTCACGGCCGTTATCGAAATGACTCTCGAACCATTAACAGATTTATCTTCACAGCCTACTACTTTCTAAATTTCAACGTGAATAAATTTCGTTCCAAATTCCCCCTTTCCTTTTCCCTAACCCATTCAATATAATCGGTTTGTGATATTTTATCAATACCTAATTGCCGCATCATCATAACAATCTGGCCGCGATGGTAACTGCCGTGATTAAAAACTGTTTGGATTATTTCACGATTAGGAATTGAAAATTGCTCCCCTTTGTGTTCAAAGTGTACTTTTTTTTCTAGATCTGCAGTTTTTACAAATTCGCGAAATTTCATTGAGGTACTTTTCCATTCTTCAAAAAGCATTTCGGTATCTTCAGAAAAATTCACCACATGCTCCACCGACCATTTACCGGTCTGCATGCGAGAAAGCCACCCTGTTTCTGCATACCAAAGATGTAAAATAGTAGCTCGGATGGTGGGGAAGCTTCCTATAAATTCTTGATTGAATATATTATCGTTTTGATTGGCCAAATCGTTCATCAATCTATTATTGGCCCAAATATTATAATCCGCGTAATCTAAATACCGTTGGTTCATTTAATGTAAAATAGTGTTGTTTAATGCATGAAATTAAGTTTTTTCAGTTCAACTCCACTATTTTTCACTATTAAAGTATGTTTCAAGATTATTTTATTCCCTAGAAAGCATCCTACAAAAACAAAAAAAACGCTCCCTTGGAAATTTCCTCGGGAACGTTTTTTGAATACTTGAGTATATATTCAAATGTATCTGCTGTTAAGATGATACTGCAGCAACCAATTGCTGTTGCTTCTTTAATTCTTTTTTAGATAAATCCCTTGTTAACCAACCACTACGTCCAGCAGTTGCAATGGCATAAGGAGTAATCCAGAACAAGGTAAAGGCATAAAATACACTATATGGATACGCCCAAAAAGATTCTGCTACACTGTGTTTTTTAGCATAAAACAGGGCTTGCATACTTGAGAAAATCATGATACCTGCCAAGGTTGAACTTAAGAACAAAACAGGATAGCTAATTACAAAATAAGCCATTAAAATTATTGCTGGGTACGCCATAGTCATTTTCAACCATTGGTTCAACAACAAAATTCTAGTTCCACTTTTTGCACCTTCCCTAAAGTTCCCAAAAGCAAATCTGCTCATGGCAAGATTTTCACGTACATTACTTCTTTCCCATCGGATAAACATTTTGTAAAGGTTCTTATAACGCTCTGGTATATTTGTGTATACATAAGCTTTACGTTGAAACAAGACTTTGTAACCTTGCTTTAATATCATGTTGGTCATTGCTCGATCTTCCCCGATTTTGGAAACCTCTCCCATAAAAGTTTGGTTAATCCAATCGTGTAAACAATTAAATACCGCATCCCTTCTGTACGCTGAAAGAGCTCCCGGAGTACATAAAACCGATCCCAATCTACTTTGCGCAGAACGGATAAATTCAAAACTGAAGGCAAAACTTACATTCAACATTCGTGGTATCAATGCTTTCTTACTATTCAATACCCTTACATTTCCGGCCACAGCACCACATTCTTCATTCACTACAAACGGACTCGCCATGTTTCTTAAGGTGTCTTCTTTTACAATGGAATCACTATCTACAGTGATAAAAACATCTCCGGTTCCTAATTTAAATCCACGGTATAAAGCATGTCTCTTTCCTCTATTTTCAGGCTGCTGGTAAATAGCTACGCGATCCCCAAGTTCATTTTGTGCCTTTTTCATCCAATCCCAAGTGTTATCCTGGCTACCATCGTCGATAGAAATAATTTGTAATTTCTCAGCAGGATAATCGCTTGCCACCAAGCTTTTTAAAGTTTTGTAGACCAACTCTCCTTCATTATACGCGGGCACGATAACTGTACATAATGGCAAATCTTCATCAGAAACAGATTTTATTACCTTGTACTTTAAATACAACACAAACATAAAAATGATAAAGCTAATTTTTATCACCAACAACGTAGCTCCCAAAACTAGCAACGCCATTCCCCAACTGGTGGCCATACGCTCCAAATGGATCTGCTCGAAATAAGGTTGTAAGAAAAAGAAAAGCGATACCGCTCCAAACATTAAAAGAAAAGTTCCTCCCAAAATAAACGATGAAGAGGAATTTGATATAAATTGCTCCAAACGATTCGACGATTCTTTATTTGGAGTTTCAGACGAGTTTGTGAATATTGATTGTTTCATAGCGTTTAATTAAATTCACGACTACAAAACCAATATCAGTGCCATTTATTAATGTTCTGAAAAACAAATAAATACAAACTATCATTTAAATTGAAAGTGTATAATTATTATACATTTGTGTATACTTGGGTACAGTTTTATTGAAGAATAATATACAATAGAAGAAGCAGCACTAGCCCAATAAAACCAAAAGCAGCGAAAAGAATATGCTCTTTTCGTTTTTCTCTATGTGCTTGGGTTCTTATTTTTAGTTGAAATGCTTTTAATTTTTCGGGAGATAACTCTACATATTTGGGGCACTTAAAATCGGTTCTTGAATACCCAGTATTTTTAGTGTCGAATTTTGCTTTTTGAGAAGGGCGTTGCGCTCGGTTTTGTTTCATCCGATTGATCATATCCAAAACATGTCCAGCACCAAAAGCCATAAAATAATTAAATAGGTGGGTTTTCGTACCCTTTTGTAAAACACAGATTTTTCAACAAATAGCCATATCTAAAGTTAGAAGTACCTATTATATCTTAATCACCTTAAAATAGAAATATTCGCAATCTAAAATAGACAACCACGGAAAAAAATTATCTTACGTGATAAGCTTCTTAACTTGTAATTCTTTGCTCTCTGCCAATTAAAAAATATAAAACTGCACCAAAAAGATTGAAAAAAAGCACCACTAGCGTCCATACCAACTTGTCACTACCTTTAAATTCATTTCGCAAAATATCTATTAGGGCAACTAATGTTGGGAAAACTCCAACTAAAAAAAGTATTAATAAAATTTGCCAAGGCCCAATCATTCCAAGTGAAAACATATCTTAAGTTTTTTTTAAAGATAACAAATTCCGTAGAATGAAAACTATATAATACGTTTTTTATACGCTTTCTGTGTTCCTATTCTAAAATAAAAATCTTCGTACCTTTCAACTTTCAAAATTTTATAGCTGAATGGCAAAAGTTAAAACCACATTTTTTTGTCAGAGTTGCGGTACCCAATATGCCAAATGGCAAGGACAGTGCTCTGCCTGTAAAGAATGGAATACTTTGGTTGAAGAAGTAGTTCAAAAAGAAGAGAAAAAAGGTTGGAAA from Galbibacter sp. BG1 harbors:
- a CDS encoding DinB family protein, which produces MNQRYLDYADYNIWANNRLMNDLANQNDNIFNQEFIGSFPTIRATILHLWYAETGWLSRMQTGKWSVEHVVNFSEDTEMLFEEWKSTSMKFREFVKTADLEKKVHFEHKGEQFSIPNREIIQTVFNHGSYHRGQIVMMMRQLGIDKISQTDYIEWVREKERGNLERNLFTLKFRK
- a CDS encoding lysylphosphatidylglycerol synthase transmembrane domain-containing protein — protein: MKKIIPLPSLTKKIKNILKRILPLLLGVFFIWYSYSNTTASDRQNIIDSIREANYFWIVLSMLMGILSHIIRAVRWNLLLEPLGYRPKIINNVLALLVGYLANLGIPRSGELLRATTVSTYEDIPFQKAFGTIITERIIDVLMLLIIVFITGILQTEIILDYFSDKEINFVKIIITLTVLGVLGISFLYFIKKAKGGFLGKIKAFVKELLEGVLSIFKMKKKWLFLFYTFAIWGLYIFMFWVIKWSLPETNTLSLNAILASFVAGAFAVSATNGGVGLYPIAVSQILIFYGISSNAGDAFGWIMWSAQTSMIVIFGALAFLFLPIYNKNK
- a CDS encoding DUF4270 domain-containing protein, with amino-acid sequence MSFKGGKVLSTLLILSGVIFFTACEDDYNTIGVDLIDNGKITASKQSYDVSAFNRKLKSVRTNGLTAYQLGDYNQSIYGVTTTSFTSQLLLASTNPTFGDETQNTENAEGSENERITAVYLNLPFFSTVETDTTDLDEDEPRPYRVDSIYGNRQATFSFKAQEFTKFLRDLDPDSNFQDAQEYFSDEDPLPFATTVLYENNAYQLDLNEIIIPDPDAVDDPDTEDVDESKVPAERLSPRIRVELNKEFFQQKILDNEGNGVLNSQNNFKEFLRGIYISTDMPNEDLEMLLNLSGTNSYVELQYDYDSTVEDRDTVKSKTFRLNLSGNKVNYITDNYPDAVLSNFTEDNAAKLYPYGGAGSYVEIDITGGSGDPKIAFQEAIEKGWLINEANLIFYVDESSLPEQNDLTLPDRLYLFDLNNKRSLIDYKRDSIARTGVDSTTFINYGGRLDKSNDVGTRYKFKITDYINNIIRNDSTNIKLGLSTTSTINNTFNVAAFKGTEEVSVPQASITNIFGTVLYGNNVPANDEKRLKLEIYYTEPSNN
- a CDS encoding glycogen/starch synthase gives rise to the protein MTDKRVLFVASEMVPYLPENEVSSMAYESPRMVNDRGGQIRIFMPRFGNINERRHQLHEVIRLSGMNLVVNDMDMPLIIKVASIPKERIQVYFIDNEEYFKRKATFTDEDGNLFPDNDERAIFFAKGVVETVKKLNWNPDIIHVHGWMASLLPLYLKKYYADEPLFAESKIVTSVYNKGFDGTLDKEMINKIKFDGIDEEAVKALEEPSYSNILKVAVDHSDAVVVASEELPEDLKQHIDSLSKPVQPYISIYEFEEAYHKFYETKVLS
- a CDS encoding alpha/beta hydrolase; the protein is MRKTTFMCIALFLCILASSAQVTSTTIESFKLAEKRDIQLYVPEDYSAEKSYPLIVVLDADYLFDIVVANSKFYAYKDEMPKSIVVGVKQEETRYEDCFYSDENGFPDKKGNSFFEFIGMELIPMIAKNYNLAKFKAIVGHGTTANFTNYYLFKGNSLFNAYINLSPTFAPTLERNIPERLGGLEEMIFYYIATGENDDKENMERIRVFQNTMKGITNDNLHYYFDEFENADHYSVASYGTPKALDQIFNMYKPISVEEYKKEVLEHDGPVVEYLTNKYNTIETLFGFRKQVSLNDMMAIYAATKKKEDLESLNELSKIAKKEYPDTMLGFFFEAEYFEQMGEPKKAMRTYEKAFGMKEIDFVTKDLALERIDALKADFGW
- the panD gene encoding aspartate 1-decarboxylase; amino-acid sequence: MQIEVVKSKIHRVTVTGADLNYIGSITIDEALMEASNIIEGEKVQIVNINNGERLETYAIKGAKNSGEITLNGPAARKVQRGDIIIIISYGIMDFEEAKNFKPSLIFPNEKNNTLT
- the glmS gene encoding glutamine--fructose-6-phosphate transaminase (isomerizing), with product MCGIVGYIGPREAYPIVVKGLERLEYRGYDSAGIVLFDGEDSQLCKTKGKVADLKAKAESEKVTKGKIGLGHTRWATHGVPNDVNAHPHYSNSGNLVIIHNGIIENYGSIKKALEKRGYTFQSDTDTEVLINLIEDIKINQDVKLGKAVQIALNQVIGAYAIAVFDRTKPDEIVAAKLGSPLAIGVGEDEFFIASDASPFIEFTNNAIYLEDEQMAIVKLGRDVKIRQIKGDKPVTPYVHELQLNLEQIEKNGYDHFMLKEIHEQPDAIKDTYRGRLRINEGIIKMAGIEDNLEKILKAKRIIIVACGTSWHAGLVAEYIFEDLARIPVEVEYASEFRYRNPVITSEDVVIAISQSGETADTLAAIKLAKQNGAFVFGVCNVVGSSIAREAHAGAYTHAGPEIGVASTKAFTTQITVLTLIALKLAQNKGMISKTDFHNYLAEMEAIPAKVEECLKVDDHVKYISSVYKDSPNFLYLGRGYNFPVALEGALKLKEISYIHAEGYPAAEMKHGPIALIDEQMPVVVIATKKGHYEKVVSNIQEIKSRKGKIIGIVTEGDEEVKSMADFVIEVPETIEGLTPLLTTIPLQLLSYHIAVMRGCNVDQPRNLAKSVTVE
- the panC gene encoding pantoate--beta-alanine ligase; amino-acid sequence: MQIFHQKEALIQFLKKEKIENKTIGLVPTMGALHQGHLSLVEKALNDNNTVVVSIFVNPTQFDNKTDLEKYPKTWEKDLENLKKVSDNILIFAPSAEDIYDNKVASETFDFDGLENEMEGKFRSGHFDGVGTIVKKLFTIVQPDRAYFGEKDFQQLQIIRKMVEKHNLPLTIIGCPISREDNGLAMSSRNERLPSDLREKASFIFKTIQKAKEKFGTESAIDTVNWIEEQFRQQPFFKLEYAEIANEKTLKPVKTKKENEHYRLFVAVYANDIRLIDNVALN